DNA from Thermomicrobium roseum DSM 5159:
TGAAGATCCTGGGTGGCGATGCCGACATCGATCACTTCCTCCTGCAGACCTACCGCGATCCCAACGAACTGGAGGCGATCGTCATCCAGAGCAAGGCCAAGGCGGTCGCGCACGCCTTCCTCGCCACCTTTTACACCGGTGACGCCAGCGCCGATCCCAAGCAGTTCGACGGCTTGCGCCGACTCGTCCCGGCCAGTCAGACCTTCCAGCCCGGCCCCAACGGCGGGAGCCTGACCCTGGAGCTCCTGGACCAGCTGGTCGATCTGGTCAAGCCGGGCAAGCCGGACGCGCTCCTGATGTCCAAGCGGACGCGCCGCAAGCTGAGCCAGCTGCGCCGCCAGAGCGGGACCGTCCTGGAGAGCGATGTCGACCAGTTCGGTCAGCGCGTCCTCTTTTACGACGGCATCCCGGTGCTGGTCGACGACTTCGTGCCGGACAACGAGACGCTCGGGACCGGCACCGGCCTCTCCTCGATCTACGCTGTCAAGTGGGGGCCGAGCGGGCTGATGGGGCTGGAGAACGGCGGCATCGTGGTCGAGGAGGTGGGCGCGCTGGAGACCAAGAACGCGCGGCGCTGGCGCGTCCGCTGGTACTGCGGCCTGGCCCTCTTCTCGACGGTGGCGGTCGCCCGGCTGCAGGGGATCGCGGCCAACTAGCCGCGCGACGGGGCTGGGAATCGGCGAGCGGGGAGTGCCCGACCGGCAGCGCGCTCCCCCTCGCCGGCGCAGTCCCTGCCTCCTCGCAACCGCGTCCGGCCAGCGCGGCCGGGCGCGGCGCTGGGGCAGCTCGCGACCGGTCGCTGGCGGGCGCGCCGGCGTCCAGCGCGAGCGACGCGTCTCCATAGCGGACCGTTCCTTCGAGGGTGTTTCGCGGTCGGTGGAACCGGCGCGATCGAGCGGGAGGTGAGCGATGACCACGACCGGGAGCGGCGCGCTGCGCCTGCGCCGGCTGCTCGCCCGTCGGCGAGCGAGCCAGCTGGCCGAGCGGCCACGCACCGCCTACGAGCTCCTGACCCGCCAGATGGTCGAGCAGCTCGGACGCGACTTGGCCGACCTGCGGCGGCGCGTCGACCAGCTGTTCACGACCGTCGTCGGCGCTATCCTGCTCGAGTTGCTGCTCCGCCTGTGGGGCTGAGCGCCCAGCTGCTCGCCACAGGCATGCTGACCGCTGGCTCGACGCTCTCTCCTCAGGAGACCGCGCTCCGCCGCTCAGCGGCTCCGCCGCTCCTGCAGCGAGCCGGCGGAGCCTGGCGACGCAGGCAGGCCGCGGCTGGCGGAACCGGGGCATGCTCGCCGCGGGAGCGAGCGGGGAGTTACCGAGGCAGAGCCACCGCGCAGCCAGTGCCGGGTGAACTGCGGAGCGAGCCCGCGACGGCGTCGAACCCCTTCGCCCGATCTCCAGCTGTCCTGGACGCGGGGCGCACGCCGCGACACGGGCTGCACACGGCTGACCGCTGCTGCGCGACGGCGAAGGTCGGCGTCGCGCGACCGGCAGCTGGGTGGCTGGAAGGTCCGTCGGCAGGCAGACAACGGTCCGTCCATCGTCCCCTTCCGCTGTCCGCCGGCTCGCATCGTCTGCGCGGCCGACGGTCCGAGAGACGGGGCGTTTGGGGCCACGGCCGGTCGCAGCTGGCCGGCAGCGACCTCCGTGCGCCGGTCGAACGACGAGGTGACGGAGAACCACGCCGTCGTGCTGGAGCGGTCGCGGCGCGTCCACTCGGCGTGCCCAGCGCACGTCGCCGCCGACGGCATGACGCCAGCCTGACCGTCTGCGCCCAGCCTCGCCCGCGCGGTGCGCCGCCCCCTCTCCCCCACCGAGCGGGGCCGGGGGCTGAAGGGTGTCCAGCTGCGACCATGTGGGCTCGGAGAGGTGGTCAGGCGGATCTGCTGACGGCTCGACGAGCGTTTGTTCGGCTAGTGCGGCTGTCCGTGCGGTGACGCGCCCGGGAAGGCCTAAGCTGCCCGCAAGCGCGACCGGCGGGCTCCGGACGAGCCGCGTCCGCCCACCCCTCCTGCGAGCCGTTCGACCGACCATCCGAGGAAGGAGGAGACGATGTCCGAGGAACTCCTGGTCACCGGCGTCCTGCCGCGCATCGATGCCGCACGCTTCGCCCAGATCCTGGCTGCGGTCGGCTCGCCGGCCGCCGCGGAGGCAGCGCAGGCTTGGGCAGCCGTCGCGGCCGAGGGGGTCGATCCCCTCTTCGCCCTGGCCGTCTTCTGGCACGAATCGCGCTGCGGGACGACCGGGCTGGTCGCCGCGCACGAGCTCCGCAACCCGGGCGCGACGCGGACCAGCCGGACCGGCGTGGGCGAGCCGGTCAGCGTGCCTGGCCGCGGCCGTTTCTGGCGCTATCCCTCCTGGACCGACGGGTTCCGGGACCTCGCGCGACGGCTGGTCGACCCCGGCTTCGTCTATCGCCAACAGGGTGCCTGGAGCGTCGAGCGGATCGTCCCACTCTGGGCGCCGGCAGCCGACGGCAACGATCCGGCACGCTATGTGGCCGCGGTGCGCGCCTTCATGGCGCAGCACGCCGGCCAGCCGGTCGCCGGTGTCCCCCTGCGTCTGGCCTGGTTGCCGCCCAGTGCCCCCAACCGGCCCGGCTTTCCGCTGCAGCCGGCCTGGATCACGATCCACGAGACGGCGAACGAAAACCCCGGCGCCGATGCCGAGGCGCACCGCCGCTTCGTCCACGCCGGGGGTGGGCCGGAAGGGGTGAGCTTCCATTTCGTGGTGGACGACCGCGAAGCGGTGCAGCTCCTGCCGGTCGTGGAGAACGGCTGGCACGCCGGGGACGGGCCGAGCGGTCCGGGAAACCGGACGAGCGTCGCGATCGAGCTCTGCGTGCATGCTGGCTCGGACTGGGCGCGCACCCAGGAGCACGGGGCACGCCTGACCGCTGCCCTCTGTCGTGCGTTCGGGCTCCCGGCCGAGCGGGTCGTGCCGCACCAGCGCTGGAGCGGGAAGGGGTGCCCGCGTCGGTTGCTGGCGCAGGGGTTCGGGCGCTTTGTTGACCGGGTGGCCGAACAGCTGCGCGCCGCAGGACGGTTCTTCCCGCAGACCGGCTACACGCTACGCGGCGACTTTTTGGCCTTCTGGGAAGCCCGCGGTGGACTGGAGCTCTTCGGCTACCCGCTGAGCGCCGAGCGGCGCGAGCCCTGCGAGGACGGCCACGAGCACTGGGTGCAGTGGTTCGAGCGCGCCTGCTTCGAGCGGCACGAGGAGCGGCCACCCGGCCGCCAGGTGCTGCTGCGCCGCCTGGGCGCGCTGGCCCTGGCGGGAAAGGAGGCACCGTGAGCGGACGCGAGCGCCGCCGTCCGGCCCTCCGGCCCGCGTCGACCGCACCAGCCGCGGAGACGGTGCCGCCGGAGCGGGCAGCGCTGGCCGAGCGGATCCTGGCCCTGCTCCGCACCAGCACAGCGGCAGGCGACCTGGAGCGGGAGATCGCCGCGCTGCGCCAGGTGCTGGGGGAAGTGCTCCTGGCCGAACCGGATCCCCGCCAGCTGGTGCGGCACGTGGCGCGCCTGGTGGAGGTGGAAGTGCGGGCGCTGCGCGCCCAGCGCCTCCTGGTGGGCGAAAAGGGGAACGACCTGGCCGACCTCTTGGCGCAGCTGGCACTCGAGCTGGGGATGACGGAGGAGGCCGCCGAGTGAGGGGCGGCCCGCTGCCAGGCTCCTCACCCCACCCGGGGGTCGCCGCCTGGCGGGCCGGCCGGTCCGGCACCACCTGCCCGCAATAGGACGGGGCCAACCACCGGGCCGGTGACGGCTGGCCCTTCCAGCCGCGCCAGCCCACCCACCTGTGTCAGGGCGAGGCGCTGCCCCGCCCGACCGCGCCAGAGGCGCGGGCACAGCCACGTAGCCTGCATCGGACACGTCGCCGATCTGCCAGCCACTGTGCCGATCGCCGCACCTGGCGATTGACCGGCCCTCCGGGCCGGCGGGTCAGGCAGCGCCTGACCCCTACGAGGTGGCACCGCTCACCTGACCGGAGCCGGCTATGCGGCGCAATGGTGCTGGGCCGCACCACCTGTGTCGGGGCGGGGCGCTGCCTCGCCCACCGCGCTGCCGGCGCGGCAACATCCGTCGTATGCATCGCCCGGTCCGCCGATCCTGCCGGCATCGTAACCATCGCCCCACCGGCGATTGACCGGCCCTCCGGGCCGGCGGGTCAGGCAGCGCCTGACCCCTCCATGGCGGGGGCTGCCGCCACCCGTGGCGCCCATGTGTCCGACCGGGGATGCAGCGCGCCACGCTGTAGGGGCGAGGCGCTGCCTCGCCCGACCGCGCCGCATGGCGCGGTAATGCATCGTGGCCGACACGTCTCGCCCGACACGCAGCGCCGATCAGCCGAGCGCCCGTATCCACGATCGCCCGGCCGTGAACGGTTGGGCTTCAGCCCCGGGCGTTCGCTGCCGACCGCCCCGGCAGCGATGGTCGCGGCACCACTGCACCCCTAAGCGTCGATCGGCCGGCCCTACCGGGCCGGCGGGTCAGGCACCGCCTGACCC
Protein-coding regions in this window:
- a CDS encoding major capsid protein, with the translated sequence MALTKVEAAKLTDDMLLRGVIETIVMESPVLQRLPFMEVVGTGLTYNREATLPAATFYEVGDTWTESTPTFTQVTTGLKILGGDADIDHFLLQTYRDPNELEAIVIQSKAKAVAHAFLATFYTGDASADPKQFDGLRRLVPASQTFQPGPNGGSLTLELLDQLVDLVKPGKPDALLMSKRTRRKLSQLRRQSGTVLESDVDQFGQRVLFYDGIPVLVDDFVPDNETLGTGTGLSSIYAVKWGPSGLMGLENGGIVVEEVGALETKNARRWRVRWYCGLALFSTVAVARLQGIAAN
- a CDS encoding peptidoglycan recognition protein family protein, with the protein product MSEELLVTGVLPRIDAARFAQILAAVGSPAAAEAAQAWAAVAAEGVDPLFALAVFWHESRCGTTGLVAAHELRNPGATRTSRTGVGEPVSVPGRGRFWRYPSWTDGFRDLARRLVDPGFVYRQQGAWSVERIVPLWAPAADGNDPARYVAAVRAFMAQHAGQPVAGVPLRLAWLPPSAPNRPGFPLQPAWITIHETANENPGADAEAHRRFVHAGGGPEGVSFHFVVDDREAVQLLPVVENGWHAGDGPSGPGNRTSVAIELCVHAGSDWARTQEHGARLTAALCRAFGLPAERVVPHQRWSGKGCPRRLLAQGFGRFVDRVAEQLRAAGRFFPQTGYTLRGDFLAFWEARGGLELFGYPLSAERREPCEDGHEHWVQWFERACFERHEERPPGRQVLLRRLGALALAGKEAP